In the genome of Triticum urartu cultivar G1812 chromosome 5, Tu2.1, whole genome shotgun sequence, one region contains:
- the LOC125510619 gene encoding beta-glucosidase BoGH3B-like, whose translation MADGGHPGAVLAALLLVWAVLGAEADHALYKDAAQPVEARVADLLGRMTLAEKVGQMTQIERLVATPEVLRDNFIGSLLSGGGSVPRKGATAKEWADMVDGFQRACMSTRLGIPMIYGIDAVHGNNNVYGATIFPHNVGLGATRDPDLVKRIGEATALEVRATGIQYAFAPCIAVCRDPRWGRCYESYSEDRRIVQSMTELIPGLQGDVPKNFTSGMPFVAGKNKVVACAKHFVGDGGTVNGINEDNTVINREGLMNIHMPAYFDALAKGVSTVMISYSSWNGVKMHANQDLVTGYLKDTLKFQGFVISDWMGIDKLTTPYGADYPYSVKASILAGLDMIMVPKNYTQFISILTGYVNSGVVPMSRIDDAVTRILRVKFAMGLFENPYADPTMAEQLGKQEHRDLAREAVRKSLVLLKNGKTSDGPMLPLSKKAPKILVAGSHADNLGYQCGGWTIEWQGDSGRITVGTTILDAVRAAVDPSTTVVFAENPDAEFVKKGGFSYAIVAVGEHPYTETAGDNLNLTIPEPGLSTVEAVCGAVQCATVLISGRPVVAQPLLAASDALVAAWLPGSEGQGVTDALFGDYGFTGRLARTWFKSVEQLPMNVGDAHYDPLFPLGFGLTTEGASQGDGVAIHSSM comes from the exons ATGGCAGACGGCGGCCACCCCGGCGCTGTGCTCGCCGCGCTCCTGCTCGTCTGGGCCGTGCTCGGCGCCGAGGCCGACCACGCGCTGTACAAGGACGCTGCGCAGCCCGTGGAGGCGCGCGTCGCCGACCTCCTGGGGCGGATGACGCTCGCGGAGAAGGTCGGGCAGATGACGCAGATCGAGCGGCTGGTCGCGACGCCGGAGGTGCTCAGGGACAACTTCATCGGCAGCCTGCtgagcggcggcggcagcgtgcCGCGGAAGGGCGCGACGGCCAAGGAGTGGGCGGACATGGTGGACGGCTTCCAGAGGGCCTGCATGTCGACGCGGCTCGGCATCCCGATGATCTACGGCATCGACGCAGTGCACGGCAACAACAACGTCTACGGCGCCACCATCTTCCCCCACAACGTCGGCCTCGGCGCCACCCGGGACCCCGACCTGGTGAAGAGGATCGGCGAGGCCACCGCGCTCGAAGTCAGAGCCACCGGCATCCAGTACGCTTTCGCGCCGTGCATCGCG GTGTGCAGAGATCCGAGGTGGGGGCGGTGCTACGAGAGCTACAGCGAGGACCGCCGGATCGTGCAGTCCATGACGGAGCTCATCCCGGGCCTGCAGGGCGACGTCCCCAAGAACTTCACCAGCGGCATGCCTTTCGTCGCCGGGAA GAACAAGGTGGTGGCCTGCGCAAAGCACTTCGTCGGCGACGGCGGCACGGTGAACGGCATCAACGAGGACAACACCGTCATCAACCGCGAGGGCCTCATGAACATCCACATGCCGGCCTACTTCGACGCTCTCGCCAAGGGCGTCTCCACCGTCATGATCTCCTACTCCAGCTGGAACGGGGTCAAGATGCACGCCAACCAAGATCTAGTCACCGGATACCTCAAAGACACGCTCAAATTCCAG GGCTTCGTGATCTCAGATTGGATGGGCATTGACAAGCTCACCACCCCTTATGGGGCGGACTACCCCTACTCGGTCAAGGCTTCCATTCTTGCTGGCCTTGACATG ATCATGGTGCCTAAGAACTACACGCAGTTCATCAGCATCCTGACTGGCTACGTCAACAGCGGAGTAGTCCCGATGAGCAGGATCGACGACGCCGTCACCCGGATCCTGCGCGTCAAGTTCGCCATGGGCCTGTTCGAGAACCCCTACGCCGATCCCACCATGGCTGAGCAGCTAGGCAAGCAG GAGCACAGAGATTTGGCGAGGGAGGCCGTGAGGAAGTCGCTGGTGCTCCTGAAGAATGGCAAGACGAGCGACGGGCCAATGCTGCCGTTGTCCAAGAAGGCGCCCAAGATCCTCGTCGCCGGCAGCCACGCCGACAACCTGGGCTACCAGTGCGGCGGCTGGACGATCGAGTGGCAGGGCGACTCCGGGCGCATCACCGTGGGCACCACCATCCTCGACGCCGTGAGGGCGGCCGTGGACCCGTCGACCACCGTGGTGTTCGCGGAGAACCCGGACGCGGAGTTCGTCAAGAAGGGCGGCTTCTCCTACGCCATCGTGGCGGTGGGCGAGCACCCGTACACGGAGACAGCGGGCGACAACCTGAACCTGACCATCCCGGAGCCCGGGCTGAGCACCGTGGAGGCGGTGTGCGGCGCGGTCCAGTGCGCGACGGTGCTCATCAGCGGGCGGCCCGTGGTGGCCCAGCCGCTGCTAGCCGCCTCGGACGCGCTGGTAGCGGCGTGGCTGCCCGGCTCGGAGGGGCAGGGCGTGACCGACGCGCTGTTCGGCGACTACGGGTTCACCGGGAGGCTGGCGCGGACGTGGTTCAAGTCGGTGGAGCAGCTGCCGATGAACGTCGGCGACGCGCACTACGACCCGCTCTTCCCGCTCGGCTTCGGCCTCACCACCGAGGGGGCCTCGCAAGGGGACGGGGTGGCGATACACAGCAGCATGTGA